The Streptomyces sp. cg36 genomic interval TTGGCGCTCGGGCCGTGGTAGGCGATCCGGACCTGGGTGACGAACCGGCCGCGCACCTCGGCGGGCAGGCCGGGCGCGTCGGGGAAGCGGATCAGGGCCAGGGACGAGCCGAGCTCGGCGGGCAGCGCCGGGGTCCACTCCAGCCAGGCGCGCAGCACCGTCGGCGCCAGCGAGCCGTCGAAGGTCAGCGCGCCCCCGTACAGCCGGCTCACCGGCATCAGGCCGATCTCCATCGAGGTGACCACGCCGAAGTTGCCCTTGCCGCCGCACAGCGCCCAGAACAGGTCGGGCTCGCGGTCCGGGCCGACCTGGCGCGGCACCCCGTCGGCGGTCACCACGTCCAGGTCGCGGATGTGGTCGGCGGCGTACCCGAAGGTGCGGGCCATCACGGCGAGGCCGCCGCCGAGCGCGAAGGAGACCGCCCCGACCAGCGGCGAGGACCCGTTGAGCGGCGCGAGGCCGTACGCGCCCGCCTCGTGGATCACCTGCTCCCAGCGCACCCCGGCCGCCATCCGCGCGGTGGCCGCCTCCGGCGCGATCCGCAGCCCGGTCATCCGGCGGGTGGAGACCAGGACGGCGCCGTCCGCGTTCCCGGCCGCGCCGTGCCCGCCCGACTGGACGGCGACCGGCAGGCCGTGCCGCACGGCGTACCGGACGGCCGCCGCCACGTCCGCCGCGCCGGTCGCGCCCACGATGACCGCCGGACGCTGGTCGACGAGGGTGTTGAAGCCGGCGCGCTCCTCGTCGTAACCGTCCTGCCCGGGCAGCAGAACGGGTCCGCGCACGGCAGCGACGAGACCGGCGACCCGGTCGGTGTGCAAGTGCGGAGAGTGCTGGACGGCGGATCGCACGGTGGAGCCTCCTCATTCGGCGCGGGAGAGCCGGGCCGGCCCGACGCGTTCCGGGCCCGGTGGGAGCCATCGTGGGCCGCGCGGGCGGGTGTTGGGCATCCCGAGATCTGGGTGTAGGTCCGGGGCCACCCCCCTCAACTGAGGGGGGTGTGCGCGAACGCCGGGTGAGGGAGCATGGGGGAGCTGACGCGCAACCGACGAGCGCGGCGCCCGCCCCGGCAGAGCGGGGCGGCGCGGCGAGGAGAGGTACCGGCCCCGTGACCGCCCAGAGGAACGCCCACACCACGCACGCCATCGGCACGCTCCTGACGGCCATCGCGGCGGCCCCCGACGCGCTGTCGCTCTTCGCCACGGCCTCCGAGCAGCTGCGCCGCCTCGTCCCGTACGACGCCTCGGTGTGGCGCGCCACCGATCCGGTGACGGGCATGATGACCTCGCCGATCCGGGTGGAGAACCTCACCGAGGAGGGCTGCTCGGTCTACTGGGAGTCGGAGCTGCTCACCGAGAACATCAACCTCTTCCGCGATCTGGCCCGCGCCCCGCTGCCGGTGGCCGGGCTGCGCGAGGCCACCCGGGGCCTGCCGGGCCGCAGCACCCTGTACCGCGACTTCCTGGCCCCGCGCGGCCTCGACGACGAACTGCGGGCCGTGCTGCGCGTGGGCGGCCACCCGTGGGGCCAGGTGAGCCTGTTCCGGGCGCAGGGCGAGCGGGCGTTCGGCGCGGACGACACGTACGTGGTGAAGGAGCTGTCGGCGGCGATGGCCAGACGGCTGCGCTCCTTCACCGAACCGTCCGCCGAACCCACCCCGAGCCACGGACCGGGCCCCGGGCTGCTGCTCTTCGACGCGGGCGGGCGACTGCTTTCGGTCAACGACGAAGCCCGCGAACTCCTCGACGACATCGTCCCCGGCCCCGCCACACCGACCCCGCTGGGCGTCTCCGTACCCGCCTGGATGCACAGCACGGCGAGCAAGGCGCGGGCGATCGCGGCGGGCTGGGACAAGGGCGTCGCCCGCGTCCGGGTGCGCAGCAGGGGCGGGCGCTGGCTGGCCTGCCACGCCTCCTGCCTGCGCGGCGCCGACGGCGAACTCGGCGCGTCCGCCGTGGTGATCGAGCGCGCCTCGATCTCCGAGGTCGCCCCGCTGATGGTGAAGGCGTACGAACTCACCGACCGCGAACTGGAGATCACCCAGCACATCGCCCGCGGTCTGGGCACCGCGGAGATGGCCGGGAAGCTGTTCCTCTCACCGCACACGGTCCGCGACCATGTGAAGGCGATCTTCGAGAAGGTCCGGGTCTCCAGCAGGGGCGAGCTGGTGGCGAAGCTGTTCACCGAGCATTACGCGCCGCTGGGGGAGGAGTCGGAGCAGCGGGTCTGGGGGTAGGGGGCGGTCGCCGGGCCGAGGGGGCGCGGCGGGCGTACGGGGGTGCTGTGCCGGGGCGGTCCGGGCGGGGTGACCGGTGAGTGGCTTCGCCGGCGGGTCCGCGGGCGGCCCGACGGGTGGTTCTTGACGGGGTGGTCCGCGACGGGCGGCCCCTTCCCGCAGCCGCGGCGGGCGGCCGGAACGGGGCGACATCCGGCCGGGGCCCGGTGCGCGGATCAACGGGTGACCCGGTACAAATTGTGAGGCAGTCACGATTCCCCCCTTCCGCCTCCACACAATGCGCACATATGTTGGGCGCGAAGGAGCGGACGCGCGGAAGCCGACGCGCCGCGCCCGGGGGGAGGCTAGTGGTGGCGAAGGGAACGGCTGCTGCGGCGGCACACTGGGGTCCGGGCGAAACGGGGGCGCTGGAGATCCTCGAACTCCTCGCGGCCCAGGCGCCCTTGGACGACCTGGACGAGGTGCTGCTGCGCGCCCACCAACTCGGGGCGCCGCCGGAGGAGCTGGCGCGGCTGCACCGCGCCGGCCATCTCGGCCGTACCGTGCACGGCCTGCTGACCCGCCGCCGACGGCGGGAGGCGGACCTGGCCGCGCTGCTGGACGCGGCGCGCGAGCTGACCTCGTCGTGCGACGTGGACGGCGTGGTGAAGACGGTGGCGCACCGGACCCGCCAACTCCTCAACGTGGACATGGCGTTCGTGGCGCTGCTGACCTCGGGCAGCGGCGATTCGGTGATCCGCGCGTCGTCCGGGGCCACGACCTCCCTGCACATCGGGCTGCGCCTGACCGGCGAGCACGGCATCGGCGCGAAGGTCCGCTCCACCGGCGCGCCGTTCTGGACCACGGACTACGCCACGGAGACGGCCATCGACCACGACCCCGACCTGGACGAGGCGATCGCCAAGGAGGGCATACGGTCGGTGCTCGCCCTCCCGCTGCACCACGACAGCGGCACGGTCGGCGTGCTGTACGCGGCCCACCGCGAGGCCCGCCGCTTCGGCCCCGACGAGGCCGCGCTGATGGGCTCGCTGGCCGATCTGGCGGCGGTGGCGGTCGACAAGGCGCAGTGGCTGGAGCTCTACAACGCCGAGGTCGCCAAGTTGGAGGAGCACAGCGCGCTGGCGATGGAGACGATCGAGACGGAACGCTGGCTGGAGGCGGCCCGCGACCACATCATCGGCTTCGCCCTCTCCGGCCAGGGCCTGGCGGGCCTGGCGGTCGAGGTCGGCGTGCTGCTCGACGGCGAAGTGGTGGTGCGCGACTACCGGGGCCGCACGGTGGCGGGCCGCGAGGACGCCTGGCCCACCCCGCCGCCCCCCGCCCCCACGTCCCGCACCCCCGTACTCCTGGAGGGCGGAATCTGGCAGGCGGCGGTCTGGGCGGGCACGACCTGGCTGGGCCACATCCTGGTCCGCCCCCGGGCCACGCTCTCCCCCGAGGGCGAACGCATGCTGGGCTACGCGGGCCAGGCGGTGGCCCTGGCGTTCCGGGTCCGGGCGGGGGCGGGGGCGGGGCCGTCGGGGGCGGTGGGGGTGGACAGTAACTGTGCGTAGGGGGTGGGGGGTTGTGGGGGGCGCCCCTCAACGCCGCCCCGGGGGAGGGGGCTTGCCCCGGCCGCCGCCTCGGGCGGGTCTCAGGACAGCGCCTCGATGGCCCCGACGACGAGGGCGCGCGCGTCGGCCCCGTACACGGCCATCCGGCGCAGCCGCTCGAAGGCTTTGAGGTACAGGACTATCTCGGCG includes:
- a CDS encoding FAD-binding oxidoreductase, whose protein sequence is MRSAVQHSPHLHTDRVAGLVAAVRGPVLLPGQDGYDEERAGFNTLVDQRPAVIVGATGAADVAAAVRYAVRHGLPVAVQSGGHGAAGNADGAVLVSTRRMTGLRIAPEAATARMAAGVRWEQVIHEAGAYGLAPLNGSSPLVGAVSFALGGGLAVMARTFGYAADHIRDLDVVTADGVPRQVGPDREPDLFWALCGGKGNFGVVTSMEIGLMPVSRLYGGALTFDGSLAPTVLRAWLEWTPALPAELGSSLALIRFPDAPGLPAEVRGRFVTQVRIAYHGPSAKGAELVAPLRELGPRLLDTVRDMPYTDIAEVHGDPTEPYPYHERTMMLGELDRRAADAVLAAAGPGTGCPLGLVELRHLGGALRKPVRHETAVGNRDAEYCLFTVAPGGHRPPGPGPDDLLLDRMAPWATGGKYLNFLDGTAGPEEVRSAFTPQAYARLAELKARYDPGNVFRVNHNIAPAPVRGEVTA
- a CDS encoding LuxR C-terminal-related transcriptional regulator, which translates into the protein MTAQRNAHTTHAIGTLLTAIAAAPDALSLFATASEQLRRLVPYDASVWRATDPVTGMMTSPIRVENLTEEGCSVYWESELLTENINLFRDLARAPLPVAGLREATRGLPGRSTLYRDFLAPRGLDDELRAVLRVGGHPWGQVSLFRAQGERAFGADDTYVVKELSAAMARRLRSFTEPSAEPTPSHGPGPGLLLFDAGGRLLSVNDEARELLDDIVPGPATPTPLGVSVPAWMHSTASKARAIAAGWDKGVARVRVRSRGGRWLACHASCLRGADGELGASAVVIERASISEVAPLMVKAYELTDRELEITQHIARGLGTAEMAGKLFLSPHTVRDHVKAIFEKVRVSSRGELVAKLFTEHYAPLGEESEQRVWG
- a CDS encoding GAF domain-containing protein encodes the protein MAKGTAAAAAHWGPGETGALEILELLAAQAPLDDLDEVLLRAHQLGAPPEELARLHRAGHLGRTVHGLLTRRRRREADLAALLDAARELTSSCDVDGVVKTVAHRTRQLLNVDMAFVALLTSGSGDSVIRASSGATTSLHIGLRLTGEHGIGAKVRSTGAPFWTTDYATETAIDHDPDLDEAIAKEGIRSVLALPLHHDSGTVGVLYAAHREARRFGPDEAALMGSLADLAAVAVDKAQWLELYNAEVAKLEEHSALAMETIETERWLEAARDHIIGFALSGQGLAGLAVEVGVLLDGEVVVRDYRGRTVAGREDAWPTPPPPAPTSRTPVLLEGGIWQAAVWAGTTWLGHILVRPRATLSPEGERMLGYAGQAVALAFRVRAGAGAGPSGAVGVDSNCA